In Humulus lupulus chromosome 6, drHumLupu1.1, whole genome shotgun sequence, a single genomic region encodes these proteins:
- the LOC133784500 gene encoding meiotic recombination protein SPO11-1-like → MEGIFLEGKYRRLSSQPEPGDLVKKKIKEFTRAVVKDLSNGRSPVISIDRFSSYCTNSDSICCCSSDLPNGREILTLKRENHVHRIDVLLRVLLIVQKLLQENKHGSKRDIYYMHPAVFSDQSVVDRAINDICILLRCSRHNLNVVSVGNGLVMGWLRFSESQKILDCINRPSTAYPIPVHVEEVKDVVSVAQYILVVEKESVFQRLANDQFCSKNRCIVITGRGYPDIPTRRFLRLLIDTLHLPAYCLVDCDPYGFDILSTYRFGSRQMAYDAKNLRVPEIKWLGVFPSDSNKYCIPNQCFLPLTAEDKRKTEAMLHRCYLRREVPQWRLELEAMLQRGVKFEIEALSVRALSFLPEEYIPSQIQGGFYI, encoded by the exons CTCGAGCTGTAGTTAAAGATCTCAGCAATGGACGCTCTCCTGTCATTTCAATCGATCGGTTCAGTAGCTACTGCACGAATTCCGATTCTATATG TTGCTGTAGCTCTGATTTGCCCAATGGGAGGGAAATTCTTACACTTAAGAGGGAAAACCACGTGCATAGAATTG ATGTTCTGCTGAGGGTTCTGTTGATTGTGCAGAAACTTTTGCAAGAAAATAAACATGGTTCCAAAAGAGATATATATTACATGCACCCAGCTGTATTTTCAG ACCAGTCTGTTGTAGACCGGGCAATCAATGACATATGCATCCTTTTGCGGTGCAGTAGACACAATTTAAATGTG GTGTCTGTTGGAAATGG GTTGGTGATGGGATGGCTTAGATTCTCAGAATCTCAAAAGATTCTTGATTGCATAAATAGGCCAAGCACT GCTTACCCAATTCCTGTTCACGTTGAAGAAGTTAAAG ATGTAGTTAGTGTTGCCCAATACATTCTTGTTGTGGAGAAAGAATCAG TGTTCCAACGATTGGCAAATGACCAATTCTGCAGCAAAAACCGTTGCATTGTTATCACG GGACGAGGTTATCCTGATATTCCTACGAGAAG GTTTTTGCGTCTGCTTATTGATACGCTGCATCTCCCCGCATATTGCTTGGTAGATTGTGATCCTTATGGTTTTGACATACTGTCAACATATCGATTTGGTTCGAGG CAAATGGCATACGATGCAAAAAATTTAAGGGTCCCAGAGATAAAATGGCTTGGAGTTTTTCCTTCAGATTCTAACAAGTATTGTATTCCAAACCAATGTTTTCTTCCTTTGACAGCAGAAG ACAAAAGGAAAACTGAAGCCATGTTGCACAGATGCTACCTACGAAGAGAGGTGCCGCAATGGAG ACTGGAGCTAGAGGCGATGCTGCAAAGAGGAGTGAAGTTTGAGATAGAAGCATTATCTGTGCGTGCATTATCCTTCTTACCAGAGGAGTACATACCATCTCAAATTCAAGGTGGATTCTACATCTAA